The genomic window ACCTGATCCATCCCCATCCCATGCCCCCCGCCGAGGACGTCCAGCGCGGCGAGCAGTTCCTCGCCAAACTGCGCGACTTCTGCGAGACGAGGATCGACAGCGCACGCATCGAGCGCGAGGCCCGGATCCCGGACGACGTCATCAGCGGGCTGAAGGAGCTCGGGGCGCTCGGCATGAAGATCGACCCCAAGTACGGCGGGCTGGGGCTCACCCAGGTCTACTACAACAAGGCCCTGGCACTCGTGGGCTCCGCCAGCCCCGCCGTGGGCGCACTCCTCTCCGCCCACCAGTCGATCGGCGTGCCGCAGCCGCTGAAGATCTTCGGTACGCAGGAGCAGAAGGACGCGTTCCTGCCGCGGTGCGCCCGCACGGACATCACCGCCTTCCTGCTCACCGAGCCGGACGTGGGCTCCGACCCGGCGCGTCTGGCCACCACGGCCGTGCCCGACGGCGACGCCTACGTGCTCGACGGCGTGAAGCTGTGGACCACCAACGGCGTCGTCGCCGACCTCCTCGTCGTCATGGCGCGGGTGCCCAGGTCCGAGGGCCACAAGGGCGGCATCACCGCCTTCGTCGTCGAGGCGGCGTCCCCCGGCATCACGGTCGAGAACCGCAACGCCTTCATGGGCCTGCGCGGCATCGAGAACGGCGTGACCCGCTTCCACCAGGTGCGGGTCCCGGCCGCGAACCGCATCGGCCCCGAGGGCGCCGGCCTCAAGATCGCCCTGACCACGCTCAACACCGGACGGCTCTCCCTGCCCGCCATGTGCGTCGGCGCGGGCAAGTGGTGCCTGAAGATCGCCCGCGAATGGTCCGCCGTGCGGGAGCAGTGGGGCAAGCCGCTCGCCAAGCACGAGGCCGTGGGCTCCAAGATCTCCTTCATCGCGGCGACCACGTTCGCCCTGGAGGCGGTCGTCGACCTGTCCTCCCAGATGGCCGACGAGGACCGCAACGACATCCGCATCGAGGCGGCGCTCGCCAAGCTGTACGGCTCCGAGATGGCCTGGCTGATGGCCGACGAGCTGATCCAGATCCGCGGCGGCCGCGGCTTCGAGACGGCGGAGTCGCTCGCCGCGCGCGGCGAACGGGCCGTCCCCGCCGAGCAGATGCTGCGCGATCTGCGGATCAACCGGATCTTCGAGGGCTCGACGGAGATCATGCACCTGCTGATCGCCCGCGAGGCGGTCGACGCCCACCTCTCGGTCGCGGGGGACATCATCGACCCCGACAAGTCCCTCGGCGACAAGGCGAAGGCGGGTGCGCAGGCGACCGCGTTCTACGCCCGCTGGCTTCCCAAGCTCGTCACAGGCCCCGGCCAGCTGCCGCGCTCGTACGCCGAGTTCCACCCGCGCGGCCACACCGATCTCGCCACGCACCTGAGGTACGTGGAACGCTCGGCGCGCAAGCTCGCCCGCTCCACGTTCTACGGAATGTCCCGCTGGCAGGGCCGGATGGAGACCAAGCAGGGCTTCCTCGGCCGGGTCGTCGACATCGGTGCGGAGCTCTTCGCGATGAGCGCGGCCTGCGTACGGGCCGAGCACCTGCGCCTCACCGGGGAGCACGGTCGCGAGGCGTACGAACTCGCGGACGCGTTCTGCAAACAGTCCCGCATCCGCGTCGAGGAACTCTTCGGACGCCTCTGGTCCAACACCGACGACCTCGACCGCAAGGTCGTCAATCGTGTCCTCGCCGGCACCTACACCTGGCTGGAGGAGGGCGTCATCGACCCCAGCGGCGAAGGCCCCTGGATCGCCGACGCCACCCCGGGCCCGGCGACCCGGGAGAACGTCCACCGACCCATCCGCTGACGTCTGCTCACGTCCGCACGAGGGCGCCCGGCGCGTGACGCCGGGCGCCCTCGTGCACCACAATCGGGCCTCGATCCGATCAACCGAAGGACGGGGCAGGGATGTTCGAGGCGGGGTACCGACGGATACGGCGGCGCACGGCGGCCGTGGCACTGGCCGCAGCCGTACTCACCGCAACGGCGGGCTGCGGCGACGGCGACCCGCCCGCCGCCGACGACAAGCCCGGGGCGAGCACCACCGGCACCGGCGCCCCGGCCCCCGGGGCGTTGACCGAGGGGCAGCTCACCGCCCGCTCCTTCACCGAGGGTGAGAAGGTCGGCAGGTACACCGCGTCCGAGTACACCCTCGGCGCCCCGCTCGGCGAGGAGTACACCGCCGACCCCGTCGTCTGCCAGCCGCTGGTCAGCCTCGCCCGCGGAGCCACCGCGTACGCCCCATCGGCCGAGGTGCACCGCAAGGTCGACGTCCCCGAGGAGATGACCGGCACCACCGTCGCCGTGACGCTGCGCAGCTACAGCACCAAGGACGCCGCGGCCGTCATGAAGGCCCTCGACACCGCAGGCAAGGAGTGCGCCGCCGGATTCACCGAGGTGCGCGCCATCGCCAAGGCGACGTACCTCACGGTGGAGCCGGTTAAGGCGCCGGCCGTCGGCGGCGAGGCGGACGAGGCGAAGGCGTTCCGCTTCACCGTGCTCGACGTGAAGGGGAAGCTGAAGCTGTACGAGTACCTCACCGTCCTCCGCTCCGGCTCGACCACGCTCTCCTTCCGCGGCGAGATCACCGGCACCAAGGACATCGGAGGAGTGCCGCAGGAAGTGATCACGGCCCAGTGGGAGAAGTTCTCCGCGGGGGACACAGGGGCCGCCGAGGGCGCGGGCGCGTAGCGGCTCGGGGAGGTGCACGGGGACGCCCTGTCGGGACGCACCGCGGTTGCGGACACAATGGGGGGCATGAGCGACAGCCCATCCCCCCTCGCCGACCCGCACATCGTCTTCGATCCGGCCGAAGGCCGCCGGGACATCGTCGTCCTCGGCTCCACCGGGTCCATCGGCACGCAGGCCATCGACCTGGTCCTGCGCAACCCCGACCGTTTCCGCGTCACCGGCCTCTCCGCCGCCGGCGGCCGGGTCGAGCTGCTCGCCGAGCAGGCGCACCGGCTGCGGGTCGGCACGGTCGCCGTCGCCCGTGAGGAGGCCGTCCCCGCGCTCCGCGAGGCGCTCCGGTCGCTGTACGGGACGGGCGAGCCGCTCCCCGAGATCCTCGCCGGGCCCGGTGCGGCGACCGAGCTCGCCGCGTCGGACTGCCACACCGTGCTCAACGGCATCACCGGCTCCATCGGCCTCGCGCCGACGCTCGCCGCCCTCGAAGCGGGCCGCACGCTCGCCCTCGCCAACAAGGAGTCGCTGATCGTCGGCGGCCCCCTGGTCAGGGCGCTGGCGAAGCCCGGCCAGATCATCCCCGTCGACTCCGAGCACGCCGCGCTCTTCCAGGCGCTCGCCGCCGGCACCCGCGCCGACGTCCGCAAGCTCGTCGTGACCGCGTCCGGCGGCCCCTTCCGCGGCCGTACGAAGGCCGAACTGGCGGACGTCACCCCGAAGGACGCCCTCGCGCACCCCACCTGGGCCATGGGCCCGGTGATCACGGTCAACAGCGCGACCCTCGTCAACAAGGGCCTGGAGGTCATCGAGGCGCACCTCCTCTACGACATCCCGTTCGACCGCATCGAGGTGGTTGTCCACCCGCAGTCCTACGTCCACTCGATGGTGGAGTTCGAGGACGGCTCGACCCTCGCGCAGGCCACCCCGCCGGACATGCGCGGCCCGATCGCCATCGGCATCGGCTGGCCGCAGCGGGTGCCCGACGCGGCCCCCGCCTTCGACTGGTCCACGGCCTCCACCTGGGAGTTCTTTCCGCTCGACACCGAGGCGTTCCCCTCCGTGGGGCTCGCACGCCACGTCGGGGAACTGGGCGGCACGGCACCGGCGGTGTTCAATGCCGCCAACGAGGAATGCGTGGACGCGTTTCTCGCGGGACGGCTGCCGTTCAACGGAATCATGGATACGGTCACGGCAGTCGTCGGCGAACACCCGGGCGTACGGGGAACCTCGCTGACGGTCCCGGACGTCCTGGAAGCGGAGACCTGGGCGCGCGCCCGCGCCCGGGAACTGGCGCAACAGGCAGCGACGAAGGCGACAGCGGAGGCTCGCGCATGACGATTCTGTTGACGGTCCTCGGCATTGTGCTGTTCGCCGTCGGCCTGCTCTTCTCCATCGCCTGGCACGAGCTCGGCCATCTCTCCACGGCCAAGCTCTTCGGTATCCGCGTGCCCCAGTACATGGTGGGCTTCGGCCCCACGATCTGGTCGCGGCACAAGGGCGAGACGGAGTACGGAATCAAGGCGATCCCGGCCGGCGGCTACATCCGCATGATCGGGATGTTCCCGCCGGGTGACGACGGGCGCATCGAGGCCCGCTCCACCTCCCCCTGGCGCGGCATGATCGAGGACGCCCGCTCCGCGGCCTTCGAGGAGCTGAAGCCCGGCGACGAGACCCGGCTCTTCTACACGCGCAAGCCGTGGAAGCGCGTCATCGTGATGTTCGCGGGCCCGTTCATGAACCTGGTGCTCGCCGTCGCGATCTTCCTCGGGGTCGCGATGTCGTTCGGCTTCCAGACCCAGACCACCGAGGTCGCCGGGGTCCAGCAGTGCGTCATCCCGCAGAGCGAGGACCGCAACACCTGCGAGAAGAGCGACCCGGTCTCCCCCGGGGCGGCCGCCGGCCTGCAGAAGGGCGACCGGATCGTCGCCTTCGACGGAGTGCCCGTCAAGGACTGGACCGACCTGTCCAACCGCATCCGGGAGACCATCGGCCCCGCCACCATCACCGTGCAGCGCGGCGGCGAGGAGAAGGTCCTCGACGCCACCCTGCGGGAGAACCTGGTGGCCAAGAAGGACGCCGACGGAGAAGTCGTCCCCGACGAGTTCGTCCGCGCCGGTTACCTCGGCTTCGCGGCCAGGAGCGAGATCGTGCCGCAGACCCTCGGCCAGTCCCTGGACCGTATGGGCGACATGATCGAGAACGGTGTCGAGTCGATCATCTCGCTCCCCGCCAAGGTCCCCGACCTGTGGGACGCGGCCTTCGGCGACGGCGAGCGCAAGGACGACTCCCCGGTCGGCGTGGTCGGTGCCGCGCGCATCAGCGGCGAGGTGCTCAACCTGGACGCACCCACGCAGAACATCGTCGCCACGTTCCTGATGCTGCTCGCCGGCTTCAACCTCTCCCTCTTCCTGTTCAACATGCTTCCGCTGCTGCCGCTCGACGGCGGCCACATCGCCGGGGCGCTCTGGGAGTCCGTACGCCGCAACGTCGCCAGGCTCTTCCGCCGGCCCGACCCCGGGCCCTTCGACGTGGCGAAGCTGATGCCGGTCGCCTATGTGGTGGCGGGGATCTTCATCTGCTTCACCCTGCTCGTCCTGGTCGCCGACATCGTCAACCCGGTGAAAATCTCCTAGCAACGAGCTGTTCAGAGTGGCCGGGCACCATGGGTGCCCGGCCACTCACATCTCCGCAGACATACGGAGCCACGACCGGCGCGGTGTGCTCGGGCCGAGGCCCGTGGCGTAACCTCGAAGGCCGGAGCCCGCCGATCTCGGGACCTCGATCCACACCTTGGGGTTGCACAGCAGATGACCGCGATTTCTCTCGGAATGCCGTCCGTTCCGACCAAGCTCGCCGACCGGCGGGTCAGCCGCAAGATCCAGGTCGGCTCGGTCGCCGTCGGCGGGGACGCTCCCGTCTCCGTGCAGTCGATGACGACGACGCGGACCTCCGACATCGGCGCGACCCTTCAGCAGATCGCCGAGCTGACCGCGTCCGGCTGCCAGATCGTCCGCGTCGCCTGCCCCACCCAGGACGACGCCGACGCGCTCGCCACGATCGCCAGGAAGTCGCAGATCCCGGTGATCGCGGACATCCACTTCCAGCCGAAGTACGTCTTCGCCGCGATCGACGCGGGCTGCGCCGCGGTCCGGGTGAACCCGGGCAACATCAAGCAGTTCGACGACAAGGTCAAGGAGATCGCGCGGGCCGCGGGCGACGCGGGCACCCCGATCCGTATCGGCGTCAACGCCGGCTCGCTCGACGCCCGGCTGCTGAAGAAGTACGGCAAGGCCACCCCCGAGGCTCTCGTCGAGTCCGCCCTGTGGGAGGCGTCGCTCTTCGAGGAGCACGGCTTCCGCGACATCAAGATCTCGGTCAAGCACAACGACCCGGTCGTCATGGTCAACGCCTACCGCCAGCTGGCCGCCCAGTGCGACTACCCGCTGCACCTCGGCGTCACCGAGGCCGGCCCCGCCTTCCAGGGCACCATCAAGTCCGCCGTCGCCTTCGGCGCCCTGCTCAGCGAGGGCATCGGCGACACCATCCGGGTCTCGCTCTCCGCGCCGCCGGCCGAGGAGGTCAAGGTCGGCATCCAGATCCTGGAGTCGCTCAACCTGCGCCAGCGCCGCCTGGAGATCGTCTCCTGCCCGTCCTGCGGCCGCGCCCAGGTCGATGTCTACAAGCTCGCCGACCAGGTCACGGCCGGTCTGGAGGGCATGGAGGTGCCGCTGCGCGTCGCCGTCATGGGCTGCGTCGTCAACGGCCCGGGCGAGGCCCGCGAGGCCGACCTCGGCGTCGCCTCCGGCAACGGCAAGGGCCAGATCTTCGTCAAGGGCGAGGTCATCAAGACCGTGCCCGAGTCGAAGATCGTCGAGACCCTCATCGAAGAGGCCCTGAAGATCGCCGAGCAGATGGAGAAGGACGGCGTCGCCTCCGGCGCTCCGACCGTCATCGCCGCCGGCGAGGACCCGGTCCCCGTCGGCTGACCCACCGCGTCCCCAGGAAGGGACCGGCCCCCACCGGGGCCGGTCCCTTCCTCGCATGCGGTGCCGCACGGCATCTCCGGGTACAGTGCGGAAATCAGCAGCCCACAGGCCCGACCGGTGCCGAAGGAGTGTTGGAGCCGCCCTCTTGTTGATGCAGACGACCACCCGGGTCCTCGACCCCGGAGACCTCGGAGCCGCGCTCGCCGTCCTGGAGAGCGAGCCCGTCGTCAACGCCTTCGTCACGTCCCGCGTCCAGGTCGCCGGGCTCGACCCCTGGCGGCTCGGCGGCGAGATGTGGGGCTGGTACGAGGACGGCCGGCTCCGCTCGCTCTGCTACTCCGGCGCCAACCTCGTGCCCATCTGCGCCACCCCCGAAGCCGTGCGCGCCTTCGCCGACCGCGCGCGCCGGTCCGGCCGCCGCTGCTCGTCCATCGTCGGCCCCGCCGAACCCACCGGACTGCTGTGGCGGCTCCTCGAACCCAGCTGGGGACCGGCCCGCGAGGTCCGCTCCCACCAACCGCTGATGGTCACCGAGGCCATGCCGCAGGGCGTCGCCCCCGATCCGTACGTCCGCCGCATCCAGAAGGACGAGATGGAGGTGATCATGCCCGCGTGCGTGGCCATGTTCACCGAGGAGGTCGGGGTCTCGCCCCTCGCTGGCGACGGCGGGCTGCTCTACCAGGCACGGGTCGCCGAGCTCGTCGGCTCCGGGCGCTCCTTCGCCCGGATAGAGGACGGCAGGGTCGTCTTCAAGGCCGAGATCGGCGCGGCGACCCCGCAGGCGTGCCAGATCCAGGGCGTCTGGGTCGCCCCCGAGTTCCGCGGCCGCGGCCTCTCCGAGACCGGCATGACCGCCGTCCTGCGGTACGCCCTCGCCGATGTGGCGCCCGTCGTCAGCCTGTACGTCAACGACTTCAACACCGCCGCCCGCGCGGCCTACCGCCGCGTCGGGTTCCGCGAGGTCGGCGCGTTCATGAGCGTGCTGTTCTGACGTGCTGTTCCGACCCGATCGGGGCCAAGTAGGGTGCCCGGCATGGAACACGATGTCGTGGTCGGCCCCGTCAACCTCGCGGCCCGCGTCGACGACGCGCTCGCCGTGCAGGCCCTCGCCTTCGGGCTCAGCGAGGACGAGATCGCGATCCGCCGCCATATCGTGCTCCGGCACCTGCTCTGCCCCGGCGCCTGCGCCCTCGGTGCGACGACCCCGGACGGCCGGCTCGTCGGCTTCGTGTACGGCATGCCCAACGACCGCACCCACTGGTGGTCCACGGTGGTCGAGCCGTATCTGCGCAGGAGCGGTGCCGACGACTGGCTCGACGACTCCTTCGTCATCACCGAGCTCCATGTCCACCCCGCCCACCAGGGCAGGGGCATCGGCCGCTCCCTGATCACCACCATCACGGACACCGCCGCCCAGCCCCGCTCGATCCTCTCCGCGATCGACACCGAGAGCCCGGCGCGCGGGCTCTACCGGGCACTCGGCTACCAGGACCTGGCCCGGCACGTCCTCTTCCCCAGTGCGCCGAAGCCGTACGCGGTGATGGGTGCGCCGCTGCCGCTGCGGCGGGGGTGATGGGGGCCTGCCGGGGGTCCGGGGGTCGTCCCCCGGGAGGTGCAGCCCGAGTGCGCCGGAGCCGTATGCGGTGATGGGGGCGCCGCTGCCGCTGCGGCGGGACTTCTCGCGGGGGAACTGATTTCCACCCGCCGGGACTGCCCGGCTAACCTCCTGCACATCACCCTTTCTTGTACGCAGGAGATAACCCATGGCAGCCCAGGTCCAGCGCATGTCCCGTCTGATGGTCAAGACACTGCGCGACGACCCGGCGGACGCGGAGACGCTCAGCCACAAGCTCCTGGTCCGCGCGGGCTACGTCCGCCGCAACGCCGCCGGCATCTGGAGCTGGCTGCCGCTGGGCATGCGCGTGCTGGAGAACGTCGCGCGCGTCGTCCGCGAGGAGATGGACGCGATCGGTGCGCAGGAGGTCCTGCTGCCCGCGCTGCTGCCGAAGGAGCCGTACGAGGCGACCGGCCGCTGGGACGAGTACGGCGCGGAGCTCTTCCGCCTCCAGGACCGCAAGGGCGCGGACTACCTGCTGGGCCCGACGCACGAGGAGATCTTCACCCAGCTGGTGAAGGACCAGTGCACCTCGTACAAGGACCTGCCGGTCATCCTGTACCAGATCCAGACGAAGTACCGGGACGAGGCGCGTCCCCGCTCCGGCATCCTGCGCGGCCGTGAGTTCCAGATGAAGGACTCGTACTCCTTCGACACCTCCGACGAGGGCCTGGCCGAGTCCTACCGGCTGCACCGCGAGGCGTACATCAAGATCTTCAGCCGGCTCGGCCTGGAGCACCGCATCGTCTCGGCCGTCTCCGGGGCGATGGGCGGCTCGGCCTCCGAGGAGTTCCTCGCGCCGGCGCCCGCCGGCGAGGACACGTTCGTGTACTGCCCGTCCTGCGACTACGCCGCGAACACCGAGGCCGTCACCTTCAAGGCCCCCGTCGTGGAGGGTGTGGAGCACGGGCCGGTCGAGGA from Streptomyces sp. FIT100 includes these protein-coding regions:
- a CDS encoding acyl-CoA dehydrogenase family protein, encoding MSAPSTPQSAPKVTEREARQVAEAAREQSWRKPSFAKELFLGRFRLDLIHPHPMPPAEDVQRGEQFLAKLRDFCETRIDSARIEREARIPDDVISGLKELGALGMKIDPKYGGLGLTQVYYNKALALVGSASPAVGALLSAHQSIGVPQPLKIFGTQEQKDAFLPRCARTDITAFLLTEPDVGSDPARLATTAVPDGDAYVLDGVKLWTTNGVVADLLVVMARVPRSEGHKGGITAFVVEAASPGITVENRNAFMGLRGIENGVTRFHQVRVPAANRIGPEGAGLKIALTTLNTGRLSLPAMCVGAGKWCLKIAREWSAVREQWGKPLAKHEAVGSKISFIAATTFALEAVVDLSSQMADEDRNDIRIEAALAKLYGSEMAWLMADELIQIRGGRGFETAESLAARGERAVPAEQMLRDLRINRIFEGSTEIMHLLIAREAVDAHLSVAGDIIDPDKSLGDKAKAGAQATAFYARWLPKLVTGPGQLPRSYAEFHPRGHTDLATHLRYVERSARKLARSTFYGMSRWQGRMETKQGFLGRVVDIGAELFAMSAACVRAEHLRLTGEHGREAYELADAFCKQSRIRVEELFGRLWSNTDDLDRKVVNRVLAGTYTWLEEGVIDPSGEGPWIADATPGPATRENVHRPIR
- the dxr gene encoding 1-deoxy-D-xylulose-5-phosphate reductoisomerase produces the protein MSDSPSPLADPHIVFDPAEGRRDIVVLGSTGSIGTQAIDLVLRNPDRFRVTGLSAAGGRVELLAEQAHRLRVGTVAVAREEAVPALREALRSLYGTGEPLPEILAGPGAATELAASDCHTVLNGITGSIGLAPTLAALEAGRTLALANKESLIVGGPLVRALAKPGQIIPVDSEHAALFQALAAGTRADVRKLVVTASGGPFRGRTKAELADVTPKDALAHPTWAMGPVITVNSATLVNKGLEVIEAHLLYDIPFDRIEVVVHPQSYVHSMVEFEDGSTLAQATPPDMRGPIAIGIGWPQRVPDAAPAFDWSTASTWEFFPLDTEAFPSVGLARHVGELGGTAPAVFNAANEECVDAFLAGRLPFNGIMDTVTAVVGEHPGVRGTSLTVPDVLEAETWARARARELAQQAATKATAEARA
- a CDS encoding RIP metalloprotease yields the protein MTILLTVLGIVLFAVGLLFSIAWHELGHLSTAKLFGIRVPQYMVGFGPTIWSRHKGETEYGIKAIPAGGYIRMIGMFPPGDDGRIEARSTSPWRGMIEDARSAAFEELKPGDETRLFYTRKPWKRVIVMFAGPFMNLVLAVAIFLGVAMSFGFQTQTTEVAGVQQCVIPQSEDRNTCEKSDPVSPGAAAGLQKGDRIVAFDGVPVKDWTDLSNRIRETIGPATITVQRGGEEKVLDATLRENLVAKKDADGEVVPDEFVRAGYLGFAARSEIVPQTLGQSLDRMGDMIENGVESIISLPAKVPDLWDAAFGDGERKDDSPVGVVGAARISGEVLNLDAPTQNIVATFLMLLAGFNLSLFLFNMLPLLPLDGGHIAGALWESVRRNVARLFRRPDPGPFDVAKLMPVAYVVAGIFICFTLLVLVADIVNPVKIS
- the ispG gene encoding flavodoxin-dependent (E)-4-hydroxy-3-methylbut-2-enyl-diphosphate synthase produces the protein MTAISLGMPSVPTKLADRRVSRKIQVGSVAVGGDAPVSVQSMTTTRTSDIGATLQQIAELTASGCQIVRVACPTQDDADALATIARKSQIPVIADIHFQPKYVFAAIDAGCAAVRVNPGNIKQFDDKVKEIARAAGDAGTPIRIGVNAGSLDARLLKKYGKATPEALVESALWEASLFEEHGFRDIKISVKHNDPVVMVNAYRQLAAQCDYPLHLGVTEAGPAFQGTIKSAVAFGALLSEGIGDTIRVSLSAPPAEEVKVGIQILESLNLRQRRLEIVSCPSCGRAQVDVYKLADQVTAGLEGMEVPLRVAVMGCVVNGPGEAREADLGVASGNGKGQIFVKGEVIKTVPESKIVETLIEEALKIAEQMEKDGVASGAPTVIAAGEDPVPVG
- a CDS encoding GNAT family N-acetyltransferase produces the protein MMQTTTRVLDPGDLGAALAVLESEPVVNAFVTSRVQVAGLDPWRLGGEMWGWYEDGRLRSLCYSGANLVPICATPEAVRAFADRARRSGRRCSSIVGPAEPTGLLWRLLEPSWGPAREVRSHQPLMVTEAMPQGVAPDPYVRRIQKDEMEVIMPACVAMFTEEVGVSPLAGDGGLLYQARVAELVGSGRSFARIEDGRVVFKAEIGAATPQACQIQGVWVAPEFRGRGLSETGMTAVLRYALADVAPVVSLYVNDFNTAARAAYRRVGFREVGAFMSVLF
- a CDS encoding GNAT family N-acetyltransferase, which produces MEHDVVVGPVNLAARVDDALAVQALAFGLSEDEIAIRRHIVLRHLLCPGACALGATTPDGRLVGFVYGMPNDRTHWWSTVVEPYLRRSGADDWLDDSFVITELHVHPAHQGRGIGRSLITTITDTAAQPRSILSAIDTESPARGLYRALGYQDLARHVLFPSAPKPYAVMGAPLPLRRG